One segment of Allorhodopirellula heiligendammensis DNA contains the following:
- a CDS encoding endonuclease/exonuclease/phosphatase family protein — MKLSAITPYSLRNARPFRNVWARRHLVLAGLLISCLTSAAAVADDVKVMSFNIRYGSAKDGENHWEKRKTLVAETIKAFSPDLLGTQETLGFQKQFLDAHLPAYTSIGVGRDDGGQAGEMTAIFFRTERFERLEEGHFWLSETSEVVGSKSWDSSLPRICSWIKLRDRQNDGQPILFVNTHFDHRGVEARKESAKLLRVKIDELGQGFACIVTGDFNASPESEPHRILFAGPTDSPAGSILLTDTFAKTHPDAANRGATFSGFRPNVLKGTRIDWIGVSKQWQIEAAEIDRTDYDGQTPSDHYPITATLKWVE; from the coding sequence ATGAAGTTATCTGCCATTACCCCTTATTCACTTCGAAATGCTCGTCCATTTCGGAATGTTTGGGCCCGCCGACACCTTGTCCTTGCCGGCCTCTTAATCTCCTGTCTCACATCGGCTGCAGCGGTGGCGGACGACGTGAAAGTGATGAGCTTCAACATTCGCTATGGGAGTGCGAAGGATGGCGAAAATCACTGGGAGAAACGCAAGACACTAGTCGCTGAGACTATCAAAGCATTTTCACCGGACCTGCTTGGTACGCAAGAAACGTTGGGGTTTCAGAAGCAATTCTTGGACGCTCATTTGCCCGCGTACACCAGTATCGGCGTGGGACGCGATGACGGTGGACAGGCCGGCGAAATGACCGCCATTTTTTTCCGTACCGAACGATTTGAACGGCTCGAAGAGGGACACTTTTGGCTTAGCGAAACCTCTGAGGTCGTCGGCAGCAAATCATGGGACAGTAGCCTGCCACGGATCTGTTCGTGGATCAAGCTTCGGGATCGTCAAAATGACGGACAACCGATCCTCTTCGTCAACACGCACTTCGATCATCGTGGGGTAGAGGCAAGGAAGGAGTCCGCAAAACTCCTGCGTGTCAAAATTGATGAACTCGGCCAAGGATTCGCTTGCATTGTAACGGGCGATTTCAACGCGTCCCCCGAAAGCGAACCGCATCGAATTCTGTTCGCCGGCCCGACGGATTCGCCAGCGGGAAGTATCCTACTGACCGACACGTTTGCAAAGACGCATCCCGATGCCGCCAACCGCGGAGCCACCTTCTCTGGATTTCGTCCGAACGTCTTGAAAGGGACCCGGATCGATTGGATCGGCGTCAGCAAGCAATGGCAAATTGAGGCCGCAGAAATTGATCGGACCGACTACGACGGGCAAACCCC